In Euphorbia lathyris chromosome 9, ddEupLath1.1, whole genome shotgun sequence, the following are encoded in one genomic region:
- the LOC136205135 gene encoding auxin efflux carrier component 5-like: MIGWEDIYKVIEAMAPLYVALILGYGSVKWWKIFTPEQCEAVNSLVCFFTLPFFTFDFTSHANPFKMNYIFIAADAISKALILLVLGFWVKFSKKGSFTWFITSFSLCTMTNSLVLGVPLMKAMFGEIGINLIVQGSVVQFTIWQSLLLFLLEIRRAKLDVVVASGNNEAMEGGLGNNEGLEGSLGNNEDLEGNLGSNNDGDSGSGGRGGFWSLMKVVLVKVAMNPNSFSCFLGILWAFIANRWHLKMPSILEGSVLIMSKAGTGTAMFSMGIFMALQEKVIACGTGLTIIGMVLRFIAGPVAMAIGSIVVGLRGDVLRIAIIQAALPQAITSFIYAKEYGLHAQVLSTAVIFGMIASLPVLIAYYAILECVPN; this comes from the exons ATGATAGGATGGGAAGACATATACAAAGTAATAGAAGCCATGGCACCCCTTTATGTTGCTCTAATCCTAGGCTATGGTTCAGTAAAATGGTGGAAAATCTTCACACCAGAACAATGTGAAGCAGTAAATAGTTTAGTTTGTTTTTTTACTCTTCCTTTTTTTACCTTTGATTTCACTTCTCATGCTAATCCTTTCAAAATGAATTACATATTCATAGCAGCAGATGCAATCTCCAAAGCTCTTATTCTTCTTGTTCTTGGTTTCTGGGTTAAGTTTAGCAAGAAAGGAAGTTTCACTTGGTTTATTACAAgtttctccttatgcaccatGACTAATTCTCTTGTTCTTGGTGTTCCTTTGATGAAAGCTATGTTTGGGGAAATTGGAATTAATCTTATTGTTCAAGGATCTGTTGTGCAATTTACCATTTGGCAGAGTCTTTTGCTGTTTTTGTTGGAGATTAGAAGAGCTAAACTTGATGTTGTTGTGGCTTCTGGAAATAATGAGGCTATGGAGGGTGGTCTGGGGAATAATGAGGGTTTGGAGGGTAGTCTGGGAAATAATGAGGATTTGGAGGGCAATTTGGGAAGTAATAATGATGGTGATAGTGGTAGTGGTGGTAGAGGTGGTTTTTGGAGTTTGATGAAGGTGGTTTTGGTGAAAGTGGCTATGAATCCTAAttcattttcttgttttcttgGTATTCTTTGGGCTTTTATAGCAAACAG GTGGCATTTGAAGATGCCAAGCATATTGGAGGGTTCTGTTTTGATTATGTCTAAAGCTGGTACAGGCACTGCCATGTTTAGTATGG GCATATTTATGGCATTACAAGAGAAGGTGATAGCATGTGGAACAGGGCTAACTATAATAGGGATGGTTTTGAGGTTTATTGCTGGACCCGTTGCTATGGCTATCGGCTCTATCGTTGTGGGTTTACGCGGTGACGTTTTACGTATAGCTATTATTCAG GCAGCATTACCACAAGCAATAACTTCATTCATTTATGCTAAAGAATATGGATTGCATGCCCAAGTGCTTAGCACAGC TGTAATCTTCGGAATGATAGCATCTCTTCCAGTGCTAATAGCTTATTATGCAATCCTAGAGTGTGTGCCAAATTGa